A window of the Deinococcus humi genome harbors these coding sequences:
- a CDS encoding response regulator transcription factor — MLAQILVVEDDPHLGPLLKEYLSADYQVHHAATLRDAQSWLGMHSAQLILLDLNLPDGDGLDLVQALRQYSSTPVLVLSARSGVQERVAGLNAGADDYLTKPFAMPELDARITALLRRTAAGTGVNLGNTSLSTSSLLLTVNDKSINLTEHEARILELMMRTPERVFSRADIESHLYGWETPNSNSVEVRISQLRKKLEQSDSDLKIRTIRNVGYVLQA, encoded by the coding sequence ATGCTGGCGCAGATTCTGGTTGTAGAAGACGATCCACACCTCGGGCCGCTGCTCAAGGAATACCTGTCCGCCGATTACCAGGTGCATCACGCCGCCACCCTGCGGGACGCGCAGTCGTGGCTGGGCATGCACAGCGCCCAGCTGATCCTGCTGGACCTGAACCTGCCCGACGGTGACGGCCTGGATCTGGTTCAGGCGTTGCGACAGTACAGCAGCACCCCCGTACTGGTGCTGTCGGCCCGCAGCGGCGTCCAGGAGCGGGTGGCCGGGCTGAACGCCGGCGCCGATGACTACCTGACCAAGCCCTTCGCCATGCCCGAACTGGACGCCCGCATCACGGCCCTGCTGCGCCGCACTGCCGCGGGTACTGGGGTGAATCTGGGCAACACCAGCCTCAGCACGTCCAGCCTGCTGCTGACGGTGAACGACAAGAGCATCAACCTGACCGAGCACGAGGCGCGCATTCTGGAACTGATGATGCGCACCCCCGAACGCGTGTTCTCACGGGCCGATATCGAATCCCACCTGTACGGCTGGGAGACGCCCAACAGCAACAGTGTGGAGGTCCGCATCTCGCAGCTTCGCAAGAAACTCGAGCAGTCGGACAGCGACCTGAAAATCCGCACCATCCGCAACGTCGGCTACGTGCTGCAAGCCTGA